In Fundulus heteroclitus isolate FHET01 chromosome 18, MU-UCD_Fhet_4.1, whole genome shotgun sequence, a single genomic region encodes these proteins:
- the dyrk1ab gene encoding dual specificity tyrosine-phosphorylation-regulated kinase 1A, translated as MAAPMPHTHQQYSDRHQPSTDQSVTVLPYSDQTPQLTANQRHMPQCFRDPTSAPLRKLSIDLIKTYKHINEVYYAKKKRRHQQGQGEDSSHKKERKVFNDGYDDDNYDYIVKNGEKWMDRYEIDSLIGKGSFGQVVKAYDRVEQEWVAIKIIKNKKAFLNQAQIEVRLLELMNKHDTEMKYYIVHLKRHFMFRNHLCLVFEMLSYNLYDLLRNTNFRGVSLNLTRKFAQQLCTALLFLATPELSIIHCDLKPENILLCNPKRSAIKIVDFGSSCQLGQRIYQYIQSRFYRSPEVLLGMPYDLAIDMWSLGCILVEMHTGEPLFSGANEVDQMNKIVEVLGIPPNHIMDLAPKARKFFEKLSDGTWSVKKTKDGKRYKPPASRKLHSILGVETGGPGGRRAGESGHAVADYLKFKDLILRMLDYDPKSRIQPYYALQHSFFKKTADEGTNTSSSVSTSPALEQSQSSGTTSSTSSSSGGSSGTSTSGRARSDPTHHHLHSGGHFGTTMPAMDGDSLCPQARQPYPPPLVWGGGVGPESVTGETHPVQETTFHVPPQHPKALHPHSHFHHHHGQMMATRPRPRHYTSPTHSSSTQDSMEVVHGHLSMTSLSSSASSSSTSSSSTGNHGNQAYQLRHLPAGALDFGQNGGLSMGLGAFSNPRQETGMAAHPAFSMGTNTGPGHYLAEGHLGMRQGMDREESPMTGVCVQQSSMASS; from the exons ATGGCTGCTCCAATGCCCCATACGCACCAGCAGTACAGTGACCGCCACCAGCCAAGCACTGACCAATCTGTTACGGTTTTACCGTACAGCGACCAGACACCTCAGCTCACTGCCAATCAG AGGCACATGCCCCAGTGCTTTCGTGACCCAACTTCAGCTCCCCTGAGGAAGCTCTCCATTGACCTGATCAAAACATACAAACACATCAATGAG GTGTATTATGCAAAAAAGAAGCGGCGGCACCAACAGGGTCAGGGTGAAGACTCAAGTCACAAGAAGGAGAGGAAAGTCTTTAACGATGGCTATGACGATGATAACTATGACTACATCGTCAAGAATGGGGAGAAGTGGATGGACCGTTATGAGATTGATTCCTTGATAGGAAAAGGATCATTTGGACAG GTTGTAAAAGCATACGACCGAGTAGAGCAAGAATGGGTCGCCATTAAGATCATCAAGAACAAGAAGGCTTTCCTCAACCAAGCCCAAATAGAAGTGCGCCTCCTGGAGCTGATGAACAAACATGACACCGAGATGAAATACTACATCG TTCACCTAAAGCGACACTTCATGTTTCGGAACCACCTCTGCCTCGTGTTCGAGATGCTTTCATACAACCTATACGACCTGCTCCGAAACACCAACTTCCGCGGAGTCTCGCTCAATCTCACCCGGAAGTTTGCCCAGCAGCTATGCACGGCACTACTCTTCCTGGCCACGCCTGAGCTCAGCATCATCCACTGTGACCTGAAGCCGGAGAACATTCTCCTCTGTAACCCGAAGAGGAGCGCCATTAAAATAGTGGACTTTGGCAGCTCATGCCAACTGGGACAAAGG ATATACCAGTATATCCAGAGTCGCTTCTACCGTTCCCCAGAGGTGCTGCTGGGAATGCCCTATGACCTGGCAATcgacatgtggtccttgggttGCATCTTGGTAGAGATGCACACTGGAGAGCCTCTCTTTAGTGGAGCCAATGAG gttGACCAGATGAACAAAATAGTTGAGGTTCTTGGCATCCCACCTAATCACATAATGGACCTAGCCCCCAAAGCCAGGAAGTTCTTTGAGAAGCTTTCGGATGGTACATGGAGTGTTAAGAAGACCAAAGATGGCAAAAGG tataaGCCTCCAGCTTCACGGAAGCTCCACTCCATCCTCGGTGTGGAAACAGGGGGTCCAGGTGGCCGGCGGGCGGGGGAGTCCGGCCATGCCGTTGCTGACTACTTGAAGTTCAAGGACCTGATCCTCCGGATGTTGGATTACGACCCTAAGAGTCGCATCCAACCCTACTATGCCCTGCAGCACAGCTTCTTTAAGAAGACTGCGGACGAGGGGACCAATACGAGCAGTAGCGTGTCTACGAGCCCCGCGTTAGAGCAGTCCCAGTCTTCAGGAACCACCTCCAGCACCTCCTCTAGTTCAG GAGGATCGTCTGGGACTAGTACCAGTGGCAGAGCGAGATCAGACCCTACCCATCACCACTTGCACAGTGGAGGACACTTTGGGACGACCATGCCTGCCATGGATGGTGACAGCCTCTGTCCACAG GCAAGACAGCCTTACCCACCCCCACTAGTGTGGGGCGGCGGCGTTGGACCCGAGTCAGTCACTGGAGAAACCCACCCAGTTCAGGAGACCACCTTCCACGTTCCCCCTCAGCACCCCAAGGCCCTGCACCCCCACTCCCATTTCCATCACCACCACGGGCAGATGATGGCGACGCGTCCGCGCCCGCGCCACTACACCTCCCCGACGCATAGCTCTTCGACGCAGGACTCCATGGAGGTGGTTCATGGCCATCTGTCCATGACCTCCCTgtcttcctctgcctcctcttcctcgacATCATCCTCTTCCACTGGGAACCATGGGAACCAGGCCTACCAGCTCCGCCACTTGCCCGCCGGAGCCCTCGACTTTGGTCAGAACGGTGGGCTCAGCATGGGGCTAGGTGCCTTCTCGAACCCCCGGCAGGAGACCGGCATGGCCGCGCACCCTGCTTTCTCCATGGGCACGAACACGGGGCCTGGCCATTACCTAGCGGAAGGCCACCTGGGCATGAGGCAGGGCATGGACCGGGAGGAGTCTCCAATGACTGGAGTGTGTGTGCAGCAGAGTTCGATGGCCAGCTCGTGA